In a single window of the Nodularia spumigena CCY9414 genome:
- a CDS encoding IS607 family transposase yields MSKLSISEAAKLKGVSVSTLRRWETEGKLIPERTASGHRRYDLAQLLGIKPDLSYTIGYCRVSSHDQKEDLERQKQVVELFCAQNGWQFEIIEDLGSGLNYSKKGLKRLIRLIVDSKLERLVLTHKDRLLRFGSELIFSLCEHFGTEIVIINRTEDSTFEEDLAQDVLEIITVFSARLYGSRSHKNKKIIEELKEVAVRL; encoded by the coding sequence ATGAGTAAGTTATCTATATCTGAAGCAGCAAAGTTAAAAGGTGTAAGTGTTTCCACACTCAGAAGATGGGAAACAGAAGGTAAATTAATTCCCGAAAGAACAGCTAGTGGTCATAGAAGATATGATTTAGCTCAATTGTTAGGAATCAAGCCTGATTTATCTTACACCATTGGTTACTGTCGAGTTTCTAGCCATGACCAAAAAGAAGACCTAGAAAGACAAAAGCAAGTTGTTGAATTATTTTGCGCTCAAAATGGTTGGCAATTTGAAATTATAGAAGACTTAGGTTCAGGCTTAAACTACAGCAAAAAAGGATTAAAGAGATTAATCCGATTAATTGTTGATAGTAAACTTGAACGTCTTGTTTTAACCCATAAAGATAGACTATTGAGATTTGGTAGTGAATTAATTTTTAGTTTGTGTGAACATTTTGGAACAGAAATAGTAATTATCAATAGAACTGAAGACTCAACTTTTGAAGAAGACTTAGCTCAAGATGTTTTAGAAATAATTACAGTTTTTAGTGCCAGACTGTATGGATCTAGAAGTCACAAAAACAAGAAAATTATAGAGGAGTTGAAAGAAGTTGCTGTTCGGCTTTAA
- a CDS encoding WD-repeat protein, with the protein MSNQYEPENLEVKNEQSLQTLVRAITLSEGEFSLILLRCNYAVLRQTMVESLHQLSPVQIREITLPTSVKTLYTAIKEQLGDEQPPALMVFGLESVKDIDTVLTAANRVREQFRKQFPFPILLWVNDQTLQKLIRLAADLENWASIIEFETPTPELFNFLHQKTNEVFTDDVRPTSQICQELKSALQDLETRGEVLSFAITASLKFVLGFYDYLYDKLDSALKYYQQSLAGWQESDDFKERQGIVLVHIAFVYSRQAVINPLDNQISWETAKNYLQNSLLIFTQIQRLDLVAKYINHLGEVLRNLTAWSDLQTLADKSLPLHEEYGTPRQLAQDYGFLAEVAVQESRWQNARQLAETGLQILNDISSLAPYELSLYQFILACADQGLGEITAAIEHLEIAKSASNPQYDPQLYISILERLRLLYFDKTEYRLAFNLKQEQLQIEHQYGFRAFVGASYLNPQRQAINPAQLQIENTGSVAQEIAASGRSQDVMRLRDRISGTEHKLTVIHGQSGVGKSSILQGGLIPALQQKPIEGRDVLPILLRVYTDWVGMLGQCLKSNIQSLNASSLNSSAAIVAELRKNAERNLLTVLMFDQFEEFFFVYPDQGDRRSFYEFLRICLDIPFLKVILSLREDYLHYLLELERLFDLKVINNNILAKNIRYYLGNFSPEDAKTVIQTLTQQNLSSTKLPYTSKASDPPKSPLERGTSRQISPLKMGSSRDENTVVTGGVGSESLIAEEIRNQYSLEAALIEQLVQDLAGNIGEVRPIELQLVGMQLQTEKITTLKQYQDFGTKENLVEGFLESVIKDCGAENERAARFILYLLTDENGTRPLKTRAELTAELAGETKRLDLVLDIFVQSGLVFLLPESPADRYQLVHDYLVYFIRQQQGNEILAELAREREQRLQAEANLQQEQKAKQILAAANLEAEAKIREGRKRLVRSSGLSVVLLVLAGMASVYAVNQVSAARKANENQQEAERKLTKTEGDYQRTTKSLQETERKQAELQRTARDLELKKKDAEAKFKDAQKENIQATQNLAAAKTDLDKVNQQAAALEAKNAEAEARIKTATDRVKTADEKAQQAQQQQQQAESQIKQAEITLQQAQLEQQAAKQAAQLAQEAQQEALKGTELERAGVNAIRQFEFTQLAGLVTAVKTGKELKTLVKDNRPLDEYPAISPIYALHTILGDIKERNQFHGHQGGVRSVSFSPDGKTIATASDDRTARLWTLEGQLLQEFKGLGTD; encoded by the coding sequence ATGAGTAATCAGTATGAACCGGAAAATTTAGAAGTTAAGAATGAGCAATCATTGCAAACTTTGGTTAGAGCAATTACCTTATCTGAGGGTGAATTTTCACTGATTTTACTGCGCTGTAATTATGCAGTTTTGCGTCAGACGATGGTTGAAAGTCTGCACCAATTATCTCCTGTACAAATTCGCGAAATTACTTTACCTACATCCGTCAAAACTCTTTACACAGCTATTAAAGAACAACTGGGAGATGAACAACCACCAGCTTTAATGGTTTTTGGGTTGGAATCAGTTAAAGATATTGATACGGTTCTGACTGCGGCTAACCGAGTGCGGGAGCAATTTAGAAAACAATTTCCTTTCCCCATTTTGTTGTGGGTGAATGACCAAACTCTGCAAAAGTTGATTCGATTAGCCGCAGATTTAGAAAATTGGGCGAGTATTATTGAATTTGAAACTCCTACCCCTGAGTTATTTAATTTCTTACACCAAAAAACTAATGAAGTATTTACTGATGATGTGCGTCCCACTTCGCAAATTTGCCAGGAATTAAAATCTGCTCTTCAGGATTTAGAAACGCGTGGGGAAGTTTTAAGTTTTGCTATTACCGCTAGTCTAAAATTTGTATTGGGGTTTTATGATTATCTTTATGACAAACTTGATTCAGCTTTAAAATATTATCAGCAAAGTTTGGCTGGATGGCAAGAAAGTGATGATTTCAAAGAACGCCAAGGTATAGTTTTAGTTCATATTGCTTTTGTTTATTCTCGGCAAGCTGTAATTAATCCCTTAGATAATCAAATATCTTGGGAAACTGCGAAAAATTATCTGCAAAATTCTTTACTTATTTTTACACAAATACAGCGTCTAGATTTAGTTGCAAAATATATTAATCATTTGGGTGAAGTGCTGCGGAATTTAACAGCATGGTCAGATTTACAAACTCTCGCTGATAAATCTCTGCCTCTACATGAAGAATATGGTACTCCCCGACAATTGGCACAAGATTATGGCTTTTTGGCAGAGGTAGCAGTACAAGAGTCACGCTGGCAAAATGCGAGACAATTGGCAGAAACAGGGCTGCAAATATTAAATGATATCTCTAGTTTAGCACCTTATGAACTTAGTTTATATCAATTTATTTTAGCTTGTGCTGATCAGGGTTTAGGTGAAATTACAGCCGCAATTGAGCATTTAGAAATTGCCAAATCTGCAAGTAATCCGCAATATGACCCGCAATTATATATCTCTATTTTAGAAAGATTGCGTTTACTCTATTTTGATAAAACTGAATATCGTTTAGCTTTTAATCTCAAGCAAGAACAATTACAAATTGAACATCAATATGGGTTTCGGGCTTTTGTGGGTGCGTCTTATTTAAATCCCCAGCGACAAGCCATAAATCCGGCACAGTTACAAATAGAAAATACAGGTAGTGTGGCTCAAGAAATCGCCGCTTCTGGTCGGAGTCAAGATGTGATGCGGTTACGGGACAGAATTAGCGGGACTGAGCATAAATTAACTGTAATTCATGGTCAGTCAGGTGTGGGGAAAAGTTCAATTTTACAAGGTGGTTTAATACCTGCATTGCAACAAAAACCAATTGAGGGACGTGATGTTTTACCTATTTTGTTGCGAGTTTATACAGATTGGGTGGGAATGTTGGGACAGTGCTTGAAATCAAATATTCAGTCGTTAAATGCTAGTTCTCTAAATTCTTCAGCAGCTATTGTGGCAGAGTTACGAAAAAATGCTGAACGCAATCTGTTAACGGTGTTAATGTTTGACCAATTTGAAGAGTTTTTCTTTGTTTATCCAGACCAAGGTGATAGACGCAGTTTTTATGAGTTTCTGCGTATTTGTTTAGATATTCCTTTTTTGAAGGTGATTCTGTCTTTACGAGAAGATTATTTACATTATTTATTAGAGTTAGAACGGCTGTTTGATTTAAAGGTAATTAATAATAATATTCTAGCTAAAAATATTCGCTATTATTTGGGTAATTTTTCACCAGAAGATGCTAAGACTGTTATTCAAACTTTGACTCAGCAAAACCTCTCTTCTACGAAGCTACCGTATACAAGTAAAGCATCTGATCCCCCTAAATCCCCCTTAGAAAGGGGGACTTCAAGACAAATTTCACCCTTAAAAATGGGGAGTAGTAGGGATGAAAATACTGTTGTAACTGGTGGGGTTGGGTCAGAAAGTTTGATTGCAGAGGAAATAAGAAATCAATATTCTTTAGAAGCTGCTTTAATTGAGCAATTAGTGCAGGATTTAGCGGGGAATATTGGAGAGGTACGCCCAATTGAGTTGCAACTTGTGGGGATGCAGTTGCAAACTGAGAAAATTACAACTTTAAAACAGTATCAAGATTTTGGGACTAAAGAAAATCTGGTTGAAGGATTTTTAGAATCGGTTATTAAAGATTGTGGGGCAGAAAATGAACGTGCTGCCAGATTTATTTTATATTTACTCACTGATGAAAATGGCACTCGTCCTTTGAAAACTAGGGCTGAGTTAACAGCAGAGTTAGCCGGAGAAACCAAGAGATTAGATTTGGTCTTAGATATTTTTGTGCAATCTGGTTTAGTGTTTCTATTACCAGAATCACCGGCTGATAGATATCAATTGGTGCATGATTATCTGGTTTATTTTATTCGTCAACAACAGGGGAATGAAATCTTAGCAGAATTGGCAAGGGAACGGGAACAGCGTCTGCAAGCTGAAGCAAATTTACAACAGGAACAAAAAGCTAAACAAATATTAGCTGCTGCTAACCTGGAAGCTGAAGCAAAGATTAGAGAAGGGCGGAAGAGATTAGTCAGAAGTTCTGGCTTGTCAGTGGTTTTATTAGTATTGGCAGGGATGGCTTCTGTTTATGCAGTTAATCAAGTTAGTGCAGCTAGGAAAGCTAATGAAAATCAACAAGAGGCGGAACGAAAGTTAACCAAAACTGAAGGTGATTATCAGCGAACAACTAAAAGTTTGCAAGAGACGGAAAGAAAACAGGCAGAATTACAAAGAACAGCGCGAGATTTAGAACTGAAGAAGAAGGATGCAGAAGCAAAGTTTAAGGACGCACAAAAAGAAAATATCCAAGCTACCCAAAACCTAGCTGCTGCTAAAACAGATTTAGATAAGGTAAATCAGCAAGCCGCAGCATTAGAAGCGAAAAATGCCGAAGCGGAAGCCAGAATTAAAACGGCTACTGACAGAGTAAAAACTGCTGATGAGAAAGCACAACAAGCACAGCAACAACAACAGCAAGCGGAATCTCAAATTAAACAGGCAGAAATTACTCTGCAACAAGCGCAATTAGAACAACAAGCAGCAAAGCAAGCCGCACAATTAGCGCAAGAAGCCCAACAAGAAGCGCTAAAGGGAACAGAATTAGAACGGGCGGGAGTTAATGCCATTAGACAGTTTGAGTTTACCCAGTTAGCAGGGCTAGTTACAGCAGTTAAAACTGGTAAAGAGTTGAAAACTTTAGTTAAAGATAATCGCCCTCTGGATGAATACCCAGCTATTAGCCCGATTTATGCGTTGCATACTATTCTGGGTGATATTAAAGAACGTAACCAATTTCATGGGCATCAGGGCGGTGTCAGGAGTGTGAGTTTCAGCCCGGACGGCAAAACCATCGCCACCGCATCCGATGACCGGACAGCGCGGTTGTGGACTCTAGAGGGGCAACTGTTACAAGAATTCAAAGGGTTGGGAACTGATTAG
- a CDS encoding ATP-binding protein, whose product MKLNVTRFFKACNPAKTLVVSKPEDRQYYIDFSEVRGAKIIEELGRTITRLSPDEPTCQLFTGHIGCGKSTELLRLKTELEKQGFHVVYFESSHSLDMADVDITDILLAIAREVSLSLEAVTIKLKPGYFQNLFKEIVDILQTPLDIGVEAELSVGIGKITAKTKDSPKLRSQLRQYLEPRTNGILESINQELLKPAIERLKQQGKEGLVVIVDNLDRIDNSLKPGGSFYQPEYLFVERGEQLNQLNCHVVYTIPLVLIFSNALGRLTNRFGVDPKVLPMVPVKLPDGADFLPGITLLQEMVMARAFPGVSWEQSQHLITEVFEEADSLERLCRVSGGHLRNLLMLLFRCVQREDPPLSRKCVESVIKQRCNELSLAITEDEWELLSEVTECKSFRGDERYELLLRSMFVFEYRNEDGSWFDINPILVANEEGKSE is encoded by the coding sequence ATGAAACTGAATGTAACTAGATTTTTTAAGGCGTGCAACCCTGCCAAAACACTGGTAGTCAGCAAACCTGAAGATAGACAGTATTATATTGATTTTTCTGAGGTACGTGGTGCCAAGATTATTGAAGAACTAGGGCGGACTATCACCCGTCTCTCACCTGATGAACCTACCTGTCAATTATTTACAGGACATATCGGTTGTGGTAAATCTACTGAACTGCTGCGACTGAAAACAGAATTAGAAAAGCAGGGGTTTCATGTAGTTTATTTTGAATCTAGCCATAGCCTGGATATGGCGGATGTGGATATTACAGATATTTTATTAGCCATAGCCAGAGAAGTCAGTCTCAGTCTGGAAGCAGTCACAATTAAGCTCAAACCGGGATATTTTCAAAATTTATTTAAAGAAATTGTTGATATTCTCCAAACTCCGTTAGATATTGGCGTAGAAGCCGAGTTATCTGTGGGTATTGGCAAAATTACAGCTAAAACTAAAGATAGTCCGAAACTGCGATCGCAATTACGGCAATATTTAGAACCGCGCACCAACGGCATTTTAGAATCAATTAACCAAGAATTGCTCAAACCTGCCATAGAACGACTGAAGCAGCAAGGTAAAGAAGGACTGGTGGTGATAGTTGATAACCTTGACCGCATAGATAATTCTTTAAAACCAGGGGGTTCCTTTTACCAGCCAGAATATCTGTTTGTGGAACGTGGCGAACAGCTAAACCAGTTAAATTGTCATGTTGTGTACACAATTCCCCTAGTATTAATTTTTTCCAACGCTTTAGGAAGGTTAACAAATCGGTTTGGAGTAGACCCGAAAGTTTTGCCAATGGTACCGGTGAAGTTACCAGATGGGGCTGATTTTCTCCCAGGAATTACACTGCTGCAAGAGATGGTCATGGCTAGAGCATTTCCTGGAGTGAGTTGGGAACAAAGCCAGCATTTAATTACTGAGGTATTTGAAGAGGCTGATAGTTTAGAGCGACTTTGCCGAGTTAGCGGGGGTCATCTGCGTAACTTATTGATGTTATTATTTCGCTGTGTGCAAAGAGAAGACCCTCCCCTGTCGCGTAAGTGTGTGGAAAGTGTAATTAAACAACGATGTAATGAGCTAAGTTTGGCTATTACTGAAGATGAGTGGGAATTACTCAGTGAGGTGACTGAATGCAAAAGCTTTAGAGGTGATGAAAGATATGAACTTTTGCTCCGCAGTATGTTTGTATTTGAATATCGCAATGAGGATGGTTCCTGGTTTGATATCAATCCGATTTTGGTAGCGAATGAGGAGGGTAAATCAGAGTAG
- a CDS encoding RNA-guided endonuclease InsQ/TnpB family protein produces the protein MLFGFKTELKINNHQRTQLLQHCGVARHAWNWGLALTKQILEHNKLNPNSKIKFPTAIDLHKWLVALVKSENPWYYECSKSAPQEALRALKTAWDRCFKKISGVPKFKRKGKHDSFTLEGSVKNLESNKIQVPKIGVLQSYERLPQKEIKSVTISRKANRWFISFRFDVEKQDNKNLKVVGVDLGVKNLATLSTGEIIEGAKSYKKYESKLSRLQWLNRNKVINSNNWRKAQLKIAKLHLKIANIRKDTLHKLTTLLAKNHGKVVIEDLNVSGMLANRKLAKAISDMGFHEFRRQLTYKCELYSSELVVVDRWYPSSKTCSNCGTKKENLTLNERVFQCENCGFECDRDLNAAINLSKIDLSKAVS, from the coding sequence TTGCTGTTCGGCTTTAAAACTGAGTTAAAAATCAATAACCATCAGCGTACCCAACTACTTCAACATTGTGGTGTTGCTCGTCATGCTTGGAATTGGGGATTAGCTCTTACCAAACAGATATTAGAGCACAATAAGTTAAATCCTAATTCCAAAATAAAATTTCCTACTGCTATTGATTTACATAAATGGTTAGTAGCATTAGTAAAAAGTGAAAATCCCTGGTATTACGAATGTTCAAAATCAGCACCACAAGAAGCTCTACGAGCTTTAAAAACAGCATGGGATAGGTGCTTTAAAAAAATATCAGGAGTGCCTAAATTTAAGAGAAAGGGTAAACATGATAGCTTTACCTTAGAGGGTAGTGTCAAAAATTTAGAGTCAAATAAAATACAAGTACCGAAGATAGGAGTTCTCCAAAGTTATGAAAGACTACCTCAAAAAGAAATTAAATCAGTAACCATTAGTCGTAAGGCTAATAGATGGTTTATTAGTTTTAGATTTGATGTAGAAAAACAAGATAATAAAAACCTCAAAGTTGTGGGAGTAGACTTAGGTGTAAAAAATTTAGCTACTCTATCAACAGGTGAAATTATAGAAGGTGCAAAGTCTTACAAAAAATATGAATCTAAATTAAGCAGGTTGCAATGGTTAAACAGAAATAAAGTTATCAATTCAAACAATTGGAGAAAAGCACAACTAAAAATTGCTAAATTGCATCTGAAGATTGCCAACATTCGTAAAGATACATTACACAAACTTACTACTTTATTAGCCAAGAACCACGGCAAAGTGGTAATCGAAGATTTAAACGTATCTGGAATGTTGGCAAACAGGAAATTAGCAAAAGCAATCTCCGATATGGGATTTCATGAGTTTCGTCGTCAACTAACCTACAAGTGTGAATTGTATAGTTCTGAACTTGTCGTGGTTGATAGATGGTATCCCAGTTCTAAAACTTGTTCTAATTGCGGAACTAAAAAAGAAAATCTCACACTTAACGAAAGAGTTTTTCAATGTGAAAATTGCGGTTTTGAGTGTGATAGAGATTTAAACGCAGCTATCAATTTATCAAAAATTGATTTGTCAAAAGCTGTCAGTTAG
- the thrC gene encoding threonine synthase, protein MTVSLSVAKSYSQPWPGLIEAYREYLPVSEKTPVVTLLEGNTPLIPVPAIAQRIGRQVKVFVKYDGLNPTGSFKDRGMTMAITKAKEAGAKAVICASTGNTSAAAAAYAKRGGMKPFVLIPDGYVALGKLAQALLYGAEVLAIKGNFDRALEIVREMAESYPITLVNSVNPYRLEGQKTGAFEVVDALGNAPDWLCIPVGNAGNITAYWMGFCQYHQSGKCDRLPRMMGFQAAGAAPLVNGHPISHPETIATAIRIGNPASWDKAMAAQSASLGCFKAVTDEEILDAYRLLASSEGIFCEPASAASVAGLLQVKDQVPTGATVVCVLTGNGLKDPDTAIKHSHSQFKQGIDAELGAVAKAMGF, encoded by the coding sequence GTGACTGTGAGTTTGTCTGTTGCTAAATCTTATAGCCAACCCTGGCCCGGACTGATAGAAGCCTATCGTGAGTATTTGCCTGTTAGCGAAAAAACGCCTGTTGTCACCTTATTAGAGGGTAATACTCCCTTGATTCCGGTACCGGCGATCGCACAACGTATTGGCAGACAAGTCAAAGTTTTTGTAAAATACGATGGTCTTAACCCTACTGGTAGCTTCAAAGACCGGGGAATGACGATGGCAATCACCAAGGCGAAGGAAGCTGGGGCGAAAGCAGTCATTTGTGCCAGTACAGGCAACACCTCGGCAGCAGCTGCGGCTTATGCTAAACGTGGTGGAATGAAGCCCTTTGTACTCATACCCGATGGTTATGTGGCGCTGGGTAAATTAGCACAGGCTTTGTTGTATGGTGCAGAAGTTTTAGCAATTAAAGGCAATTTTGACCGGGCGCTGGAAATTGTCCGCGAAATGGCAGAAAGCTATCCTATTACTTTAGTTAATTCCGTGAATCCCTACCGTTTGGAAGGGCAAAAAACCGGAGCATTTGAAGTTGTCGATGCCTTGGGTAATGCTCCCGACTGGTTGTGTATCCCCGTGGGTAATGCCGGAAATATCACAGCATATTGGATGGGGTTTTGTCAATACCATCAATCCGGAAAGTGCGATCGCTTGCCTAGAATGATGGGATTCCAAGCCGCCGGTGCAGCCCCCTTAGTCAATGGACACCCAATTTCTCATCCTGAAACCATCGCCACCGCTATCCGCATTGGGAACCCTGCGAGTTGGGATAAAGCTATGGCCGCCCAATCTGCAAGTCTTGGTTGCTTCAAAGCCGTTACAGACGAAGAAATTCTAGATGCTTATAGACTTTTGGCATCATCAGAAGGTATTTTCTGTGAACCCGCCAGCGCTGCATCTGTAGCCGGTTTATTGCAAGTTAAAGACCAAGTTCCCACAGGCGCGACAGTGGTATGTGTCCTTACAGGTAATGGTTTAAAAGACCCAGATACTGCAATTAAACACAGTCACAGCCAATTTAAACAAGGCATTGATGCTGAATTGGGTGCAGTAGCCAAAGCAATGGGATTTTGA